DNA sequence from the Sphingomonas bisphenolicum genome:
GGGCTCCGCTCGATATCTCCTCTGCTCACTGCCCATTTGAATAGGCGTCGGAGAACCGCGAAGACATTGCGGCGGTTTGCCACCTGTTCCACGGGCATTTTGTCGAAGACGTCCACCACATCTGCCCGCGTGATTGTCGGCAAGGCTTTGTTACGAAGGTGCGGTTTGATGTGAAGGCTGAAAGAGCGTGTGACCATCGTCTTCCAACCTTTGCCCTTGCAACTCGCGGCAAAGCGATCGGCGTAGTTCGAAAACGCCAGATCGACTGCCTCGCGCCGACGCTGCTTGTCGGATTCTACGGGATCAACTCCTTGAGCCACCAGAAGAAGCATGCGGGTGGCTTCCTCGCGCGCGGTGGAAGGCGTCCATGGAGAGCCATGCGTCCCAATCGTATATCGCCGTGTCTTGGCCTCTCGTCCGCCCATCCGATATTGAACAACGTAGGAGGCGGATCCACGCGACGTGGTCTTCAGCCCGAAGCCCCTCAAATCCTCGTCCCATAAGAAGCCATCGACGGCTGCTGCTAGCAGCGCATCCAGCGTGCGTTTGGTGATCCTTCCGGTAGCCATGACGATACCTCAGGTACCATAAAAGTAATCACCCAGCAATCACCGTGAAGGAAACGGTGGGCTATCGTAGCGTAGCATGGCGTAGATAAGGCACTGAAAAATATCAATTATATAAGATACTGCGTTGATCTATTTGCGCCGGTAGCGGAAGTACCAGACCTCATGGCCGATACGCCGGGCCTTCGCCTCGTAGCGGGTTTCGGGCCAGCCACCGGGACGGGTCTGGAAATCCCTGGGCTCGCTGGCAAGCCATTCGAAGTCGGGATGGCCGTTCATCACCATGAGCGCCCAGCGCAGATAGACCGGATGATCGGTGCCGAAGCGAAACTCGCCACCGGGCTTGAGCTTCTTCGCGATCATCGCGACCGGGCCGGGATTCATCATCCGCCGCTTGGCATGGCGCGCCTTGGGCCAGGGATCGGGATGGAGCAGATAGACGAAGCTGAGCGTGCCGTCGGGGATGCGGCTCAGCACCTGGAGCGCATCGCCCATGTGGAGGCGGACATTGCCCAGCGCCTGGTCGCGGACATGGCCGAGCGCGGTGACGACGCCGTTGAGGAAGGGTTCGGCGCCGATGAAGCCATGGTCGGGCAGCATGTCGGCGCGATGGGCCATATGTTCGCCGCCGCCGAAGCCGATCTCGAAATGGAGCGGCCGGTCATAGCCAAACAGGCCCGCGGCGGTGATTTCGCCGTCTTCCGGCACCGAGATGGCGGGGAGCAGGGTGTCGACCAGTTCCTGCTGCCCCTGGCGCAGCTTGTGCCCGGACTGGCGGCCATATAGGCGGTTGAGGGTCGTGGGATCGCCGGATTTATGCGCTGTCATGGGACGCGCCGATAGCGGGACGGGATGGGGAGGGCAAGCGGGGTTGCTGGGGAAGGGGCGGGAAAGCCTTGGGCCAGCCGATCTGCTGCATCATCCGGTCCACGGCGGTGTCGAGCTGGGACGCATCATAGACGGTGAGGTCATGCGCAGCTTTACCACCCATTCGTCCAGCGCGACCGCCAGAGCCAATGATGTGATACGCATGAACCTGTCCCCTCCCGAACCCCTTCTGTGCAGGCAGGGTAGCGGGAAGGGACAGAATAACAAGCAGTTGGCGGCAAACGCTGAGGAGGGGCGTCGCCGGTTTCGGCGGGACATGGCTCAAAGCCGCCCGCCGCCTTCGTTCGTCAGGTCATTTGCACTTGATGAAACGGCCCTTGGCATCCTTGCAGACGGCCTTTTTCACGGGCGGTTTGGGGGCGCATTTGACGAACTTGCCCTTCGCGTCCTTGCAGGGGGCGGCAGATGCAGGAGCAACATTGCCGGCGATCAGAGCGAGGCCGAGGAGGGCTGTGGCAACCATCTTTGTCATTGAAAGCCTCTTTGGGGAGAGGTGCCGGGTCCGACAGGGGTGGCGAACCCGACAAGGGCGGTATGGGCCGGGAGGGACCGCTTTCCTAGTGAACTTTTCGTCATCTTATGGACAGGTGGCGAGGACGCGGAAAGGGCGCCGAAGCATGGTGCTTCGACGCCCTTTTGGGATTGGATGATATTTTGGAAGATACACCCCCTCTCCTTCAGGGGTGGGGCAGCGAACTTGGTTCGGCGAAGTCGGACCTGGTCGCAGCGGGGTGGGAGTGTGGCTCCAATAGTGCGCCTGGACGACAG
Encoded proteins:
- the trmB gene encoding tRNA (guanine(46)-N(7))-methyltransferase TrmB; its protein translation is MTAHKSGDPTTLNRLYGRQSGHKLRQGQQELVDTLLPAISVPEDGEITAAGLFGYDRPLHFEIGFGGGEHMAHRADMLPDHGFIGAEPFLNGVVTALGHVRDQALGNVRLHMGDALQVLSRIPDGTLSFVYLLHPDPWPKARHAKRRMMNPGPVAMIAKKLKPGGEFRFGTDHPVYLRWALMVMNGHPDFEWLASEPRDFQTRPGGWPETRYEAKARRIGHEVWYFRYRRK